A portion of the Stella humosa genome contains these proteins:
- a CDS encoding NAD(P)/FAD-dependent oxidoreductase: MDGAALLGRGSLWSATATPGPELPALEDAVTADVAIVGGGFTGLSTALHLAERGVRAVVVEAREIGEGASGLNGGQVIPGLKRSREELAQRFGAERAERMVALGDGAAARVYDLIARHGIDCGLERNGWFRGAHSPMAMAYLEKTHKEMAARGIDAVLVDRAGTERMLGTDQYVGGLHDRRAGAIQPLSYVRGLARAAVAQGATIFARSPVTGLKPQDGKWRVTAGRGSVTAGQVLLATGAYTDRLWPGLAQTFIGVQSAQMATDPLSSNLRASILPCRAVVSDTRKLSNYFRVDATGRLVMGGRGPLGDTPSPSTLAAIARAAERRFPMLGKITWKHAWCGRIDMTLDEMPRIHRPAPGLWTVVGYNGRGIALASTMGAVMADKLAGGSDPALDFPDTPLATVPFHAFRGPGVAGAIAWYKFRDALGFAA; the protein is encoded by the coding sequence ATGGATGGTGCAGCCCTGCTCGGGCGGGGGTCGCTGTGGTCAGCCACGGCCACTCCCGGTCCGGAGCTGCCGGCGCTCGAAGACGCGGTGACTGCCGACGTCGCCATCGTCGGCGGCGGCTTCACGGGCCTGTCGACCGCCCTCCACCTGGCCGAGCGCGGCGTGCGCGCGGTCGTGGTCGAGGCGCGCGAGATCGGCGAGGGCGCATCGGGGCTGAATGGCGGCCAGGTCATTCCCGGCCTGAAGCGGAGCCGCGAGGAACTGGCCCAGCGCTTCGGGGCCGAGCGGGCCGAGCGGATGGTGGCGTTGGGCGACGGTGCGGCCGCCCGCGTGTACGACCTGATCGCCCGCCACGGCATCGATTGCGGGCTGGAGCGCAACGGCTGGTTCCGCGGCGCCCATTCGCCGATGGCCATGGCCTACCTGGAGAAGACCCACAAGGAGATGGCCGCCCGCGGCATCGACGCCGTGCTGGTCGACCGGGCCGGGACCGAGCGCATGCTGGGCACCGACCAGTATGTCGGCGGCCTGCACGACCGGCGCGCCGGCGCGATCCAGCCGCTGTCCTATGTCCGCGGTCTGGCCCGCGCGGCCGTGGCGCAGGGGGCGACGATCTTCGCCCGCAGCCCCGTCACCGGCCTGAAGCCGCAGGATGGCAAGTGGCGGGTCACGGCAGGGCGCGGCAGCGTGACGGCCGGCCAGGTGCTCCTGGCGACGGGCGCCTATACCGACCGGCTGTGGCCCGGCCTGGCCCAGACCTTCATCGGCGTGCAGAGCGCGCAGATGGCGACCGACCCCTTGTCGAGCAACCTGCGGGCATCGATCCTGCCGTGCCGGGCGGTCGTCTCGGACACCCGCAAGCTGTCGAACTATTTCCGGGTCGATGCTACCGGGCGCCTTGTCATGGGCGGGCGTGGCCCGCTGGGCGACACGCCCAGCCCGTCCACGCTGGCGGCCATCGCGCGGGCGGCCGAGCGGCGCTTCCCGATGCTGGGCAAGATCACCTGGAAGCATGCCTGGTGCGGGCGCATCGACATGACCCTGGACGAGATGCCGCGCATCCACCGTCCGGCGCCCGGCCTGTGGACGGTGGTCGGCTACAACGGCCGCGGCATCGCGCTCGCCAGCACCATGGGCGCCGTGATGGCCGACAAGCTGGCCGGCGGCAGCGACCCGGCGCTCGATTTCCCCGATACGCCGC